Proteins encoded together in one Lathyrus oleraceus cultivar Zhongwan6 chromosome 5, CAAS_Psat_ZW6_1.0, whole genome shotgun sequence window:
- the LOC127082625 gene encoding uncharacterized protein LOC127082625, with product MKDVISKKKPTGDGSVTFNKKCSAISSSRRIPIKHKDPGSVTVPCTIKDRTFKKVFIDSKTSVSLMPLSIYQRIGIRKVNDTGTNLKFADHSIKNAYGIAEDVLVTIEEFSFPVDFVIMDIPEDEETPIILGRPFMQTSRCNLDIEHGTLTLKVYDDEITLNVLENKKLEVEKEHHYQVGMIKTNVKGQSNMPTSEKVSRRLSQLVSPQLVIPKAMRTKRKQYQGKDMEVGSDLWHKVAHITEKDGFSILEKTSNKVWKLKYPP from the coding sequence ATGAAAGATGTAATCTCTAAAAAGAAACCAACAGGAGATGGGTCGGTAACCTTTAATAAAAAATGTAGTGCAATATCATCAAGTAGGAGAATCCCAATCAAGCACAAGGATCCTGGATCTGTCACAGTCCCATGTACTATAAAAGATAGAACTTTCAAGAAGGTATTTATTGACTCGAAAACTAGTGTGAGTCTGATGCCATTGTCAATCTATCAAAGGATTGGTATTAGAAAAGTCAATGATACAGGGACAAATCTGAAATTTGCAGATCACTCCATAAAGAATGCATATGGGATAGCGGAAGACGTACTGGTGACAATAGAGGAATTTAGCtttcctgttgattttgtgaTCATGGATATACCTGAGGATGAAGAGACACCCATCATTCTAGGTCGACCATTCAtgcagacaagtcgatgcaatctcgATATAGAACATGGTACACTGACTTTAAAagtttatgatgatgaaataaccTTAAATGTGCTTGAAAACAAGAAGCTAGAGGTAGAAAAAGAACATCACTATCAAGTAGGCATGATCAAGACAAATGTGAAAGGCCAAAGTAACATGCCAACATCAGAAAAAGTCTCAAGAAGGCTATCTCAATTAGTATCACCTCAATTAGTCATTCCAAAAGCCATGAGAACGAAGAGAAAGCAATATCAAGGTAAGGATATGGAAGTTGGAAGTGACTTGTGGCACAAAGTAGCCCATATCACTGAAAAAGACGGTTTCTCGATTTTGGAAAAGACAAGCAACAAGGTGTGGAAGCTGAAGTACCCCCCATAA